The Archocentrus centrarchus isolate MPI-CPG fArcCen1 chromosome 24, fArcCen1, whole genome shotgun sequence DNA segment ttccttcccactgtcaccaagtgctgctcatagggggtcgttctgactgttgggttttctctgtattattgatctttaccttacaataagcACCATGAGGTGACTGATTCttgagctatataaataacactgaattgaattttcacaataagatggCATTTTGgcttgtttgtatttgttcccACATCAAGAGAGCTAAACAGACTGTATAGATGCTTCATGACTGAATAACTGAACATCCCAGCAAACATGATAAAAGCGTGGTCATCTCAGAGCTACAATCATCAGCTCTCTGTCACGATGTCAGCATCATAAACTCAGCTGTTTAAATGTGAagcttttatatacatataaaaacatatataaatttAAAAGTCTGCAGTTATTGTGGAGCAtcatctaaattaactttagcttcagtttcactgcaacataaaaactaaaatcaggTTTAGGAGCTTTTGGATGTCCTCAGTTTTCCTTCCTCTGCGCTAAGAGCTGTAATTCCTGAAGGTTATTTTCATCATCTGTGACGTCAGAGGGTGGGTTTCTGACGCAAACAGGTGAAGTTATGATCGAATTAGTTTGATGCTGTTGTAATCAAACGGATCAAACTGATCATCatgactgcagcagcagccacgGGACACCATCCCGGCCACCAGGGTGCGGAACTGAGCAGAGCCTTTCCCCAGCAGCTAATCAGAGCCCTCGTCCCTGCTGTGACCCGGAAACAGTAACAGGAAGCACTGCAGCTGAAGAGAAGCGGTCATGATAGACATATGGTGACAGACATACAAATGTATATGTATGCATGTCTATAGGAAGCTGTGATTTCAGAGgaaactgcagtgtgtgtgtgtctgcagaggctgcagcagcgcAGATCAATAGCTGCAGCACAGCCCGCTGATGAGAGCCGCGCAGAATCAGTTCCGCTTTAAATGCGCCATTTCTGCGCATTTACGCAAAGAAGGCGGCGGATTCCCGCAGAGCTTCTGTGTTTGTTCGTATTCTTGCTGCTGTCAGTGTTTGCGCTCTGAGCTGAAACGCACAGGACGCCCGCAAACGATAAATCTCCGTGGTGACAAGCCACTGCAGCGGCAATAAAGCCGCAAAGAGCCTCCGAGCTTTATTGTGAGCTGAAGAGCAGCAGGCTGCCGCTCCACCACACACCGAACATCCGGAGAGTTTATCAGGAACAGCCTCACCAGCGCGAGCATGAATCTGACGCTCTTTACGCGCTAGTATCTCATCACAGACGTTTTCTCTGAGCGCATTTAAACTTTGACCTTTCTGATGACCTTTAGAGTCgcagttttttttactttaatgtgAACAAATGTGAGTTTTTATTCAAATCTGAGCCGCTTTGCGCGCACTCGTTTCGTAACCATACAAAACAGTTTGAATTTCCCGCAATAGTTTAGGGGTCACGTGAGCACAGCTGTCACTCTGATTGGCTCCGTCGCTTCGTCAGTTTAAAGGGCCTCCATGAGCTGTGTTCTAATTGGCCAGCTGTGTTCTAGCGCCAAGATTCCAATAAAAGGCGAGCAGACAGCAGCGCTGCTTCAGTCTCGCGCCGCTTGCCGCTGTGCTGTATCTTCCAGCTCCTTTAGCTTTTAGCTTTTAGCTTCTTCTTTGTCCGTTTGAACCGAGAGGCCGCGATGCTGTCCGCGCGCTCCCCGCTCTCCGTGAAGACCGAGCAGgccctcagcaggcagctggACGACGTGTCGCTGGACAAAGAGAACACGGTGAGACACGAGCCGCTTCCTCTCTTATATCACCATCAATCAGTTACAGTATCGATAACTGACGGTCTGGGTCTCCTTACAGCCTCCGAGCCTGAACAGCAGCCGCATCCTGGCGTCCAAGACCGCGCGGAGGATCTTCGACGCTGCTGCGGTAAgtgagagaaaaactgcagaaagcTTCAGGCTTTCAGCGGATTCCGCACATCAGCTGAGCGAGTCGGTGCTGAGCTCACTGACGGCAACTCCGCGCCCAAACTGCGGATGTGGCGCCAACAGTGAGCGGCGCTGGCGCAAGCATCAGCGTCATTCCTGATCATTAACAGGTGATCAAAGTGTGAGTGTCTGAGGGTCGTTTATCCAGACTGTCCAGTTTATTAGGAACAGCTGCCTACACGCTGACGTTCAGCCTTCGTGCTGTTTCTGTTATTCTGTCTTCAGATCAGCGAGCGATGAAGATGAAGCTTCATCTTTCACACTAAAATCTGCAGAAACTGAATTTAAGCAGCTTTGAGTCGGTCTGAGTTTGTTCatcagctgatcactgatcaataatcCTGATTGAATGGAAAGACTCAGTCATCTGTATGTTGTATTCTACTTGCAGTCAGATTAAGAGTATTCAAGATTGCTTGTATTGCAACAGTACTGTACtctgttgtagggtctttaccttacaatgtaaagcaccttgaggcgactgtttgttgtgatttggtgttctataaataaaactgatgtttGTTTTCAGCCCAAAGCCACGAAGAAGAGCAGCAGCTcgcgggaggaggaggagcctcTGCTGAAGGAGAACCCTCGTCGCTTCGTCATCTTCCCCATCGAGTACCACGACATCTGGCAGATGTACAAGAAGGCGGAGGCGTCCTTCTGGACAGCGGAGGAGGTAGGAGGAGCCACTATGTGGTAGGAGGGTGAGGGGGCGGAGCCTGACACTGAGCGCTGTGATGCTAACGTGCTCTCTGAACACAGGTGGATCTGTCCAAGGACCTGCAACACTGGGAGACCCTGAAGGACGAAGAGCGCTACTTCATCTCCCACGTGTTGGCCTTCTTTGCCGCCAGCGATGGCATCGTCAACGAGAACCTGGTGAGCTGCTGCGCCCGCCATCACCACCAGGTGCTCAGAGATCATGGACAGCTTTAACGCTCCTGTTGTTTCCCTGTGACCACCAGGTGGAGCGGTTCACACAGGAAGTGCAGGTGACGGAGGCCCGGTGTTTCTACGGTTTCCAGATCGCCATGGAGAacatccactcggagatgtacAGCCTGCTGATCGACACGTACATCAAGGACCCCAAAGAGAGGTACGTTGGGGGCGGTGCTAATACTGGTGTTTGCTGGTTTTACCTGGTGTGTGACGGCGTGTTCGTGCCCACAGAGAGTACCTGTTCAACGCCATCGAGACCCTGCCGTGCGTGAAGAAGAAGGCCGACTGGGCGCTCAACTGGATTGGGAACAAG contains these protein-coding regions:
- the LOC115774871 gene encoding ribonucleoside-diphosphate reductase subunit M2 isoform X1 produces the protein MLSARSPLSVKTEQALSRQLDDVSLDKENTPPSLNSSRILASKTARRIFDAAAPKATKKSSSSREEEEPLLKENPRRFVIFPIEYHDIWQMYKKAEASFWTAEEVDLSKDLQHWETLKDEERYFISHVLAFFAASDGIVNENLVERFTQEVQVTEARCFYGFQIAMENIHSEMYSLLIDTYIKDPKEREYLFNAIETLPCVKKKADWALNWIGNKNATYGERVVAFAAVEGIFFSGSFAAIFWLKKRGLMPGLTFSNELISRDEGLHCDFACLMFKHLLNKPSKETVTSIIKNAVEIEQEFLTDALPVKLIGMNCDMMKRYIEFVADRLLLELGFSKIYRVENPFDFMENISLEGKTNFFEKRVGEYQRMGVMSAPTDNTFRLDADF
- the LOC115774871 gene encoding ribonucleoside-diphosphate reductase subunit M2 isoform X2, which translates into the protein MLSARSPLSVKTEQALSRQLDDVSLDKENTPKATKKSSSSREEEEPLLKENPRRFVIFPIEYHDIWQMYKKAEASFWTAEEVDLSKDLQHWETLKDEERYFISHVLAFFAASDGIVNENLVERFTQEVQVTEARCFYGFQIAMENIHSEMYSLLIDTYIKDPKEREYLFNAIETLPCVKKKADWALNWIGNKNATYGERVVAFAAVEGIFFSGSFAAIFWLKKRGLMPGLTFSNELISRDEGLHCDFACLMFKHLLNKPSKETVTSIIKNAVEIEQEFLTDALPVKLIGMNCDMMKRYIEFVADRLLLELGFSKIYRVENPFDFMENISLEGKTNFFEKRVGEYQRMGVMSAPTDNTFRLDADF